A genomic region of Haliotis asinina isolate JCU_RB_2024 chromosome 1, JCU_Hal_asi_v2, whole genome shotgun sequence contains the following coding sequences:
- the LOC137278140 gene encoding uncharacterized protein has protein sequence MRYVLCFTLLSLLTYSTADIPFRNASLSWQVRVDDVVGRLTIQEIQTQLASGRGQAPPISRLGINQYSWWSNCGRGDVGQNATAFPQGIGIGASFDKDLIYRIAEASSTEVRAYYNYFMKTGATLDVHMAISCFSPNMDTFRDPRWGRGQETLSEDPYHAGEMGYHHVKGLHGTHPRYLRTSSGCKHFDVSGGPENWPVSRQVFDAQVSERDWRSYFLPPFRRCVEAGAYSLICAYNSINGVPACANKELLTDILRGEWNFTGYIAADAGEILNIITVHKYLNNTVDTAAACLKAGCNLEVQRGDLRVYNSIIPAIQQNKLTESFVRDQIKPLFYTRLRLGEFDPPEMNPYNYLDIDDVVLSSTHRQLAVEAAIKSFVLLKNENSFLPIKSPLDKFAVVGPMSNDTEQLFGDYAPKTDPRFITSPLNGLLRLGNAGVYAAGCSSTACNDYNRTDVENAVQGVDAVFVCLGTGQAIETEGHDRQNISLPGQQLQLLQDVVSNTNKPVVLLLFTGGPVNINWAITAPGVVAIMQCFLPAQAAGDAIFASLTNTGAGSVPAARLPYTWPSSDSQIPPMVNYSMAGRTYWFFDGEPAFPYGYGLSYTTFRYDDFICDITVMAGEGLWCSVTVYNTGSFDADEVTQAYMSWQNTSLPVPRIQLVSFTRTTIMSGRSAVYEFTLDPRNMAVWTDDDGWVVVPGTMNIYVGGQQPKQRISVGSNVLQRQFQIIGTKILGKY, from the exons ATGCGATACGTGCTGTGTTTTACCCTTTTGTCTTTACTCACCTATTCCACTGCAGACATACCCTTTCGCAACGCTTCTTTATCCTGGCAGGTGCGTGTTGACGACGTGGTTGGGAGACTGACCATCCAGGAGATTCAGACACAGCTGGCCAGTGGTCGAGGACAAGCGCCTCCGATATCTAGACTGGGGATTAATCAGTACTCATGGTGGTCAAACTGTGGTAGGGGGGATGTTGGCCAGAACGCTACGGCTTTTCCCCAGGGGATCGGAATAGGGGCGTCTTTCGA CAAGGATTTGATTTACCGAATAGCCGAGGCGAGCAGCACAGAGGTCCGCGCCTACTACaattacttcatgaagacagGGGCTACTCTAGATGTACATATGGCGATCAGCTGCTTCAGCCCTAACATGGACACGTTCAGGGACCCGAGGTGGGGGAGGGGACAG GAAACACTCAGTGAAGACCCTTACCACGCTGGCGAGATGGGCTACCACCACGTGAAGGGTCTCCATGGTACCCATCCTCGATACCTGAGGACTAGTTCTGGCTGTAAACATTTTGACGTGTCTGGAGGACCTGAGAACTGGCCAGTGTCTAGGCAGGTGTTTGATGCACAG GTTTCAGAACGAGACTGGAGATCGTACTTCCTGCCTCCCTTCAGGCGATGTGTTGAAGCTGGAGCCTATAGTTTGATCTGTGCTTATAACAG CATCAACGGTGTCCCCGCCTGCGCCAACAAGGAGCTGTTGACTGACATACTGAGAGGGGAGTGGAACTTCACCGGCTACATTGCTGCAGACGCTGGGGAGATCCTCAACATCATCACCGTACATAAATACTTGAACAACACTGTCGACACCGCTGCAGCTTGTCTCAAAGCCGGTTGTAACCTGGAAGTCCAGCGTGGTGACTTGAGAGTGTATAATTCAATAA TTCCAGCGATACAACAGAACAAACTGACAGAGTCCTTTGTCCGGGACCAGATCAAACCACTTTTCTACACCAGACTCAGGCTGGGAGAGTTTGACCCACCAGAAATGAATCCTTACAACTACCTTGACATTGATGATGTCGTGCTGAGCTCCACACACCGTCAGCTAGCAGTAGAGGCAGCTATCAAGAGCTTCGTCTtgctgaaaaatgaaaacagttttcTACCGATCAAATCACCTCTCGATAAATTTGCT GTTGTTGGACCAATGTCAAATGACACAGAACAATTGTTTGGTGACTACGCGCCCAAGACTGACCCCCGCTTCATCACGTCCCCTCTGAACGGACTGCTGAGACTGGGCAATGCTGGTGTGTACGCTGCGGGCTGCTCCAGCACCGCATGTAACGACTACAACAGGACTGACGTGGAGAATGCGGTGCAAGGAGTTGATGCCGTCTTTGTTTGCTTGGGGACAG GCCAGGCAATCGAGACGGAGGGGCATGACCGACAAAACATCTCACTGCCGGGACAGCAACTACAACTTCTGCAGGACGTCGTCAGCAACA CCAACAAACCAGTGGTGCTACTGTTATTTACCGGGGGACCAGTCAACATTAACTGGGCGATAACGGCTCCTGGTGTTGTCGCAATCATGCAATGTTTCCTTCCGGCTCAGGCGGCAGGCGACGCCATCTTTGCTTCCCTCACAAACACCGGGGCGGGATCTGTGCCAGCCGCCAGACTGCCATACACGTGGCCGAGCAGTGATTCACAG ATTCCTCCGATGGTGAACTATTCCATGGCTGGTCGGACATACTGGTTCTTCGATGGAGAGCCTGCCTTTCCCTACGGCTACGGCTTGTCGTACACCACGTTCAGATATGATGACTTTATCTGCGACATCACCGTCATGGCTGGGGAGGGGCTGTGGTGTAGTGTCACCGTCTACAATACAGGCTCATTTGACGCTGATGAG GTCACCCAGGCCTATATGTCGTGGCAAAATACGTCACTTCCTGTACCCAGAATTCAGCTGGTGTCGTTCACCAGGACAACCATCATGTCTGGTAGGTCTGCTGTTTACGAGTTTACACTGGACCCCAGGAACATGGCCGTGTGGACAGATGATGACGGATGGGTGGTTGTCCcag GTACAATGAATATCTACGTGGGCGGCCAGCAACCAAAGCAACGGATATCTGTTGGATCTAACGTGCTACAGAGACAGTTTCAAATTATAGGAACtaaaatattaggaaaatattaa